The proteins below are encoded in one region of Hordeum vulgare subsp. vulgare chromosome 3H, MorexV3_pseudomolecules_assembly, whole genome shotgun sequence:
- the LOC123444298 gene encoding NADH-quinone oxidoreductase subunit B 1-like isoform X2 — translation MALLPRTARLALLSAPRTYSAAAAAGASPTPPAPYAGVPPPAAGSKAAEFVVSKVDDLMNWARRGSIWPMTFGLACCAVEMMHAGAARYDFDRFGVIFRPSPRQSDCMIVAGTLTNKMAPALRKVYDQMPEPRWVISMGSCANGGGYYHYSYSVVRGCDRIVPVDIYVPGCPPTAEALLYGVLQLQKKINRRKDFLHWWTK, via the exons ATGGCGCTGCTCCCGCGCACGGCCCGGCTGGCCCTCCTCTCCGCCCCTCGGACGTATTCCGCCGCCGCGGCGGCGGGCGCCTCGCCGACCCCACCGGCGCCCTACGCGGGCGTGCCCCCGCCGGCGGCCGGGTCCAAGGCGGCCGAGTTCGTGGTCTCCAAGGTGGACGACCTCATGAACTGGGCGCGCCGGGGCTCGATCTGGCCGATGACCTTCGGGCTGGCCTGCTGCGCCGTCGAGATGATGCACGCCGGCGCGGCCCGCTACGACTTCGACCGATTCGGCGTCATCTTCCGCCCGTCCCCGCGCCAGTCGGACTGCATGATTGTCGCCGGCACGCTCACCAACAAGATGGCGCCCGCCCTCCGCAA GGTTTATGaccagatgcccgagccacgatgGGTGATTTCGATGGGAAGCTGTGCCAATGGTGGTGGATACTACCACTACTCCTACTCTGTTGTGCGTGGATGCGACCGCATTGTTCCGGTGGACATCTACGTCCCTGGGTGCCCTCCAACTGCTGAGGCCCTACTGTACGGGGTTCTCCAGCTCCAGAAGAAGATCAACAGGCGCAAGGATTTCCTTCACTGGTGGACCAAGTGA
- the LOC123444298 gene encoding NADH-quinone oxidoreductase subunit B 1-like isoform X1, producing MALLPRTARLALLSAPRTYSAAAAAGASPTPPAPYAGVPPPAAGSKAAEFVVSKVDDLMNWARRGSIWPMTFGLACCAVEMMHAGAARYDFDRFGVIFRPSPRQSDCMIVAGTLTNKMAPALRKSVPNSLLRSCSDFHACARFGVYDQMPEPRWVISMGSCANGGGYYHYSYSVVRGCDRIVPVDIYVPGCPPTAEALLYGVLQLQKKINRRKDFLHWWTK from the exons ATGGCGCTGCTCCCGCGCACGGCCCGGCTGGCCCTCCTCTCCGCCCCTCGGACGTATTCCGCCGCCGCGGCGGCGGGCGCCTCGCCGACCCCACCGGCGCCCTACGCGGGCGTGCCCCCGCCGGCGGCCGGGTCCAAGGCGGCCGAGTTCGTGGTCTCCAAGGTGGACGACCTCATGAACTGGGCGCGCCGGGGCTCGATCTGGCCGATGACCTTCGGGCTGGCCTGCTGCGCCGTCGAGATGATGCACGCCGGCGCGGCCCGCTACGACTTCGACCGATTCGGCGTCATCTTCCGCCCGTCCCCGCGCCAGTCGGACTGCATGATTGTCGCCGGCACGCTCACCAACAAGATGGCGCCCGCCCTCCGCAAGTCGGTACCAAACTCCCTCCTCCGTAGCTGCTCAGATTTCCATGCGTGCGCCCGATTTGG GGTTTATGaccagatgcccgagccacgatgGGTGATTTCGATGGGAAGCTGTGCCAATGGTGGTGGATACTACCACTACTCCTACTCTGTTGTGCGTGGATGCGACCGCATTGTTCCGGTGGACATCTACGTCCCTGGGTGCCCTCCAACTGCTGAGGCCCTACTGTACGGGGTTCTCCAGCTCCAGAAGAAGATCAACAGGCGCAAGGATTTCCTTCACTGGTGGACCAAGTGA
- the LOC123444297 gene encoding inorganic pyrophosphatase 1-like, with product MAGVVVVFDFDKTIIDVDSDNWVVDGLGATELFDRLLPTMPWNTLIDTVMGELHAQGKTLRDVADVLRAAPIDPHVVAAIRAAYSLGCDLRVLSDANRFFIEAVLDHHGLRGYFSEINTNPSRVDADGRLRIAPHHDFHAGPHGCGLGTCPPNMCKGQVLDRIRASSATADGTKRFIYLGDGRGDYCPSLRLAREDFMMPRKGFPVWELICENPGLLQAEVHPWSDGKDMEETLLRLISRVLVEESQLLPLDCKLESLPVAVQDGMPMPLGVKN from the coding sequence ATGGCCGGCGTCGTGGTGGTGTTCGACTTCGACAAGACCATCATCGACGTCGACAGCGACAACTGGGTCGTCGACGGCCTGGGCGCCACCGAGCTCTTCGACCGCCTGCTGCCCACCATGCCGTGGAACACCCTCATCGACACCGTTATGGGGGAGCTGCACGCGCAGGGCAAGACCCTCCGCGACGTCGCCGACGTGCTCCGGGCCGCGCCCATCGACCCGCACGTCGTCGCCGCCATCAGGGCCGCCTACAGCCTCGGCTGCGACCTCAGGGTCCTCAGCGACGCCAACCGCTTCTTCATCGAGGCCGTCCTCGACCACCACGGCCTCCGGGGCTACTTCTCCGAGATCAACACCAACCCCAGCCGCGTCGACGCCGACGGCCGCCTCCGCATCGCGCCGCACCACGACTTCCACGCCGGCCCGCACGGCTGCGGCCTCGGCACCTGCCCGCCCAACATGTGCAAGGGCCAGGTGCTCGACCGCATCCGCGCCTCCTCCGCCACGGCGGACGGCACGAAACGCTTCATCTACCTCGGCGACGGGCGCGGCGACTACTGCCCGTCGCTGCGGCTCGCCAGGGAGGACTTCATGATGCCGCGCAAGGGATTCCCCGTGTGGGAGCTCATCTGCGAGAACCCGGGACTGCTCCAGGCCGAGGTGCACCCATGGAGCGACGGCAAGGACATGGAGGAGACGCTGCTGCGGCTCATCAGCCGGGTGCTCGTCGAGGAGAGCCAGCTGCTGCCGCTCGACTGCAAGCTCGAGTCGCTGCCGGTGGCCGTCCAGGACGGCATGCCCATGCCGCTCGGCGTCAAGAActga
- the LOC123444300 gene encoding uncharacterized protein LOC123444300 produces MAALASRMAQLQSRAALAQLQSRAAEAAKHGGALRSEAASLAAKHGGALRSEAASLAAKHGGALQSKVAEAATFAAKHGATLQSKASEAASFAAKHGSAMQSRASEAASNAAKRGCEYHRTLMERNRQYVVDPPTVEKCRELSKQLFYTRLASIPGRYESFWKEVDGVKFFLKNRKDLKVEQVGVAALFGIELYAWLCAGEIIGSGFTLTGYHV; encoded by the exons ATGGCGGCGCTGGCGTCGAGGATGGCGCAGCTGCAGTCCAGGGCGGCGTTGGCGCAGCTGCAGTCCAGGGCGGCCGAGGCGGCCAAGCACGGGGGCGCGCTGCGGTCCGAGGCGGCAAGCTTGGCGGCCAAGCACGGGGGCGCGCTGCGGTCCGAGGCGGCAAGCTTGGCGGCCAAGCACGGGGGCGCGCTGCAGTCCAAGGTGGCCGAGGCGGCCACCTTCGCGGCCAAGCACGGGGCCACGCTGCAGTCCAAGGCGTCCGAGGCGGCGAGCTTCGCGGCCAAGCACGGGAGCGCGATGCAGTCCAGGGCGTCCGAGGCGGCGAGCAACGCGGCCAAGCGCGGGTGCGAGTACCACAGGACGCTCATGGAGAGGAACAGGCAGTACGTCGTCGACCCGCCCACCGTCGAAAAGTGCCGGGAGCTCTCCAAGCAGCTCTTCTACACCCGCCTCGCCAG CATTCCTGGCCGTTACGAGTCTTTCTGGAAAGAGGTTGATGGTGTAAAGTTCTTTCTCAAAAACAGAAAGGACCTGAAGGTTGAGCAAGTAGGGGTTGCCGCATTGTTTGGCATCGAGTTGTATGCATGGCTTTGTGCCGGTGAGATCATTGGTAGTGGATTTACCCTCACAGGTTACCATGTCTGA